The following coding sequences are from one Lolium rigidum isolate FL_2022 chromosome 6, APGP_CSIRO_Lrig_0.1, whole genome shotgun sequence window:
- the LOC124662880 gene encoding 15-cis-zeta-carotene isomerase, chloroplastic-like, with the protein MASHLRLHLAAPPPPLLHHHRLRLPRPPKLTLLSSPAPAYSPLRPLRHRALSPAPLRASVDRAEEGSDGEGEGLVGEDSAVFRLGDQRVLSWAYFSGILAVVLYALNVLWIDPNTGFGTSFLDAVGSISDSHEVVLLLLTIIFAVAHSGLASFRETGEKIIGERAYRVLFAGLSLPLAVSTIVYFINHRYDGIQLWQVQGVPGVHELVWLSSFISFLFLYPSTFNLLEVAAVDKPKLHMWETGIMRITRHPQFVGQVIWCLAHTLWMGNSVAVAASVGLIGHHAFGVWNGDRRLASRYGEAFEVLKKRTSVMPFAAIVDGRQKLPADYYKEFIRLPYITITALTVGAYFAHPLMQASSYKLPW; encoded by the exons ATGGCctcccacctccgcctccacctcgccgccccaccaccgcccctcctccaccaccaccgcctccgtCTCCCGCGCCCACCAAAACTAACGCTCCTCAGTTCCCCAGCCCCGGCGTACTCCCCTCTGCGCCCTTTGCGCCACCGCGCCCTTTCCCCAGCCCCGCTCCGGGCCTCCGTCGACCGCGCCGAGGAGGGCTCGGACGGTGAGGGCGAGGGGCTCGTGGGCGAGGACTCGGCGGTGTTCCGCCTCGGCGACCAGCGGGTGCTCTCCTGGGCATACTTCAGCGGGATCCTCGCCGTCGTGCTCTATGCCCTCAACGTCCTCTGGATTGACCCGAACACCGGCTTCGGGACCAGCTTCCTCGACGCCGTCGGCTCCATCTCCGACAGCCACGAG GTCGTTTTGCTGCTCCTTACCATCATCTTTGCTGTAGCCCATAGTGGTCTGGCAAGCTTTCGTGAAACTGGTGAAAAAATAATAGGGGAGCGAGCCTACCGTGTGCTGTTTGCTGGATTGTCACTGCCGCTAGCAGTTAGTACTATT GTCTACTTCATAAATCATCGCTATGATGGTATTCAGCTGTGGCAAGTTCAAGGCGTCCCAGGCGTCCACGAGCTTGTTTGGCTCTCGTCTTTCATCTCATTCTTATTTTTGTACCCATCTACTTTCAATCTGTTAGAAGTGGCAGCTGTGGACAAGCCAAAATTACACATGTGGGAAACCGGGATAATGCGCATCACAAGACATCCACAG TTTGTTGGGCAGGTAATTTGGTGCTTAGCTCACACGCTATGGATGGGCAACTCAGTTGCTGTTGCGGCCTCCGTTGGGTTGATTGGTCACCATGCATTTGGTGTCTGGAATGGCGACAGGAGGCTGGCGTCACGCTACGGTGAAGCCTTTGAGGTTTTGAAGAAGAGGACTAGTGTCATGCCGTTTGCTGCGATTGTTGATGGACGGCAGAAACTACCTGCGGATTATTACAAGGAGTTCATCCGGTTACCGTACATCACGATCACAGCCTTAACTGTGGGAGCATACTTTGCACATCCGTTGATGCAAGCGTCCAGCTACAAACTTCCCTGGTAA
- the LOC124662879 gene encoding putative F-box/kelch-repeat protein At1g15680: MSKLTDDILAEIISRVPYRSTCCCKCVSTRWRDLISHPDHREKMPQSLAGFFSKDYSSDPLPRIARRFTNVSGKGEPLVDPSLPFLPKYENVEVLDCCNGLLLCRCWKPTDPKTLHYVVCNPATEKWLVVPATEWSSKVNVARLGFEPAVSSHFHVFEFVPADVFWKRHEPSAYAVPCFIKVGIYSSKAGVWSEKKVRASTCGLEVPVDSRTVFLRGTLYLSAFYGLVVAVDFEGNNWRFIPTPVTPYREDTPDSIYLSQGQLHFTRKGDSKLSIWVLEGENCTLKHSVSCLQLFGELYSSVGKYYKVISIHPEHDAVFMVSGPEKALISYDMDSRELYFICQLGWDCTITSYIPYVPLFSKSLADGH; the protein is encoded by the coding sequence ATGtccaagctaaccgacgacatccTCGCCGAAATCATCTCGCGCGTGCCCTACAGGTCCACCTGCTGCTGCAAGTGCGTCTCCACGCGCTGGCGTGACCTCATCTCCCACCCCGACCATCGTGAGAAGATGCCCCAGTCCCTTGCCGGCTTCTTTTCTAAAGACTACAGCAGTGACCCCTTACCCAGGATTGCTCGCCGTTTCACCAACGTCTCTGGAAAAGGAGAACCTCTCGTCGACCCCTCGCTGCCATTCCTGCCCAAATATGAGAATGTTGAGGTCTTGGACTGCTGTAATGGTCTCCTCCTCTGCCGCTGCTGGAAGCCGACTGATCCCAAGACATTACATTACGTAGTGTGCAATCCTGCCACCGAGAAATGGCTGGTCGTGCCTGCCACTGAGTGGTCCAGCAAGGTGAATGTCGCCCGCTTGGGGTTCGAGCCGGCCGTCTCCTCTCACTTCCATGTGTTTGAGTTTGTACCTGccgatgtcttctggaaaaggcaTGAACCTTCTGCTTATGCAGTCCCATGCTTCATAAAGGTGGGGATCTACTCGTCCAAAGCTGGAGTTTGGAGCGAGAAGAAAGTTCGGGCGTCGACCTGTGGACTTGAAGTTCCCGTGGATTCAAGAACCGTTTTCTTAAGAGGCACGTTGTATCTGTCTGCCTTTTATGGTCTGGTTGTTGCTGTTGACTTCGAGGGAAACAACTGGAGGTTCATCCCTACTCCTGTGACACCATACAGAGAGGATACCCCTGATAGTATTTATCTATCGCAAGGACAGTTGCATTTTACACGTAAAGGTGATTCTAAACTATCAATCTGGGTTCTTGAAGGTGAAAATTGTACCTTGAAGCACAGTGTTAGCTGCCTACAATTGTTTGGAGAATTGTATTCATCAGTTGGGAAGTATTACAAGGTCATCTCAATCCATCCAGAACACGATGCGGTTTTCATGGTCAGTGGGCCTGAGAAGGCGCTAATATCCTACGACATGGATTCCAGGGAGCTGTATTTTATATGTCAACTTGGATGGGATTGCACAATAACTTcttatattccatatgttcccttGTTCTCGAAGTCACTGGCAGATGGGCACTAG
- the LOC124667989 gene encoding putative F-box protein At2g16220: MAQDPMEGELMGGDPMSKLNDDILVDIISRLPYKSTCCCKCVSTRWRDLFSHPDHRKKLPQPLAGFFHDGCNNNQFPNTARYFTKVSGEGGPLVDPSLSFLPRYDSLDILDCCNGLLLCRCWKTADRKTLDYVVCNPATQKWVLVSATDWSSKVNVARLGFDPTVSSHFHVFEFIDEKAWGIDESELTPCDGRIETLAIYSSAVGVWKHQSLDSFAFAIPKDSKGVFLNGILHSATSYKFIAAVNVEGNEWRFIDIRVPPYYDDARDDAIFVSQGQLYLANIYAGSELLVWALEDYNVEEWTLKHNVSLLELFGARYSSFADHFSFISFHPERNVIFIVCGHENTLMSYELDRRKLCFICQLGRDCQNQWGKTPYLPYVPLFSEALADG, encoded by the coding sequence ATGGCGCAGGACCCCATGGAGGGGGAATTGATGGGCGGCGACCCGATGTCCAAGCTCAACGACGACATCCTCGTGGATATCATCTCGCGCTTGCCCTACAAGTCCACCTGCTGCTGCAAGTGCGTCTCCACGCGCTGGCGCGACCTCTTCTCCCACCCCGACCACCGCAAGAAGCTGCCCCAGCCCCTCGCCGGCTTCTTCCACGATGGCTGCAACAACAACCAGTTCCCCAACACAGCTCGATATTTCACCAAGGTCTCTGGGGAAGGCGGCCCTCTCGTCGACCCGTCACTATCATTCCTGCCCCGGTACGACAGCCTTGACATCTTGGACTGCTGTAATGGACTTCTCCTCTGCCGCTGTTGGAAGACAGCTGATCGCAAGACATTGGACTACGTGGTGTGCAACCCGGCCACGCAGAAATGGGTCCTTGTGTCTGCCACCGATTGGTCCAGCAAGGTAAACGTCGCTCGCCTCGGATTCGACCCAACGGTCTCCTCTCACTTCCATGTGTTTGAGTTCATTGATGAGAAGGCATGGGGTATAGATGAATCTGAGCTAACCCCCTGTGACGGACGCATTGAAACACTGGCGATATACTCGTCTGCAGTTGGAGTTTGGAAGCATCAAAGCCTGGACAGCTTTGCATTTGCAATACCCAAGGATTCAAAAGGCGTTTTTTTAAACGGGATCCTGCATTCGGCTACCTCTTATAAGTTTATAGCAGCTGTTAACGTGGAAGGAAATGAATGGCGGTTCATTGATATTCGTGTGCCGCCGTACTATGATGATGCCCGAGACGATGCTATTTTTGTATCACAGGGACAGTTGTATCTCGCAAATATTTATGCTGGTTCTGAACTATTAGTCTGGGCTCTTGAGGACTACAATGTTGAAGAGTGGACTTTGAAGCACAATGTCAGCCTCCTGGAGCTGTTTGGAGCACGGTATTCGTCATTTGCAGATCATTTCAGTTTCATCTCATTCCACCCAGAACGCAATGTGATTTTCATAGTTTGTGGGCACGAGAACACACTAATGTCGTATGAACTGGATCGCAGAAAGCTGTGTTTTATATGCCAACTTGGACGGGATTGTCAAAATCAGTGGGGCAAGACTCCTTATCTTCCATATGTTCCCTTGTTCTCGGAGGCATTGGCAGATGGGTAA